One segment of Candidatus Falkowbacteria bacterium DNA contains the following:
- a CDS encoding RNA polymerase sigma factor, with amino-acid sequence MKNKKASIFGGEQVLFLRLKRHKDKQAFIEAYDLYIDQIQRFVYFKLGNKDEAEDITSMVFLKCWNYVYEGNLESYDTLKPLLYKIARNTIIDHYRQTKNQDTVSLEAAEETVDEKQNVHDKVVTDIDFKSLVQEKLPLLKDEYRDIIILRFINELSVSEIAKVLGKTSGNVRVLAHRALQSLQEIINNEETEKNNSND; translated from the coding sequence ATGAAGAATAAAAAGGCCTCCATTTTTGGCGGCGAACAAGTTCTATTCTTACGGCTTAAAAGGCACAAAGATAAACAGGCTTTCATTGAGGCCTATGATCTTTATATTGATCAGATCCAACGCTTTGTTTATTTCAAACTAGGCAATAAAGATGAAGCCGAAGATATTACTTCAATGGTCTTCTTGAAATGTTGGAATTATGTTTACGAAGGCAATCTAGAAAGTTACGACACTTTGAAACCGTTACTTTATAAAATTGCTCGTAACACAATCATCGATCATTATCGTCAGACAAAAAATCAGGATACAGTTTCCTTAGAAGCCGCAGAAGAAACAGTCGACGAAAAACAAAATGTTCATGACAAGGTAGTGACTGACATTGATTTCAAATCTTTGGTCCAAGAAAAATTACCTTTATTAAAAGATGAATATCGCGACATAATTATTTTACGCTTTATCAACGAACTATCAGTTTCTGAAATTGCAAAAGTTCTTGGTAAGACCAGCGGCAACGTTCGCGTCTTAGCTCATAGAGCTTTGCAATCGTTACAAGAAATTATTAATAACGAAGAGACTGAAAAAAATAATTCAAATGACTGA
- a CDS encoding DUF5667 domain-containing protein: MTERELIKNLSALKNIEADSNWVKSNREVLLYQIFNGAEYVDMPLGFFEKFSLISKRILQPTPIAAVIALFFVMSGVVSVRMSRNATPGEPLYVAKSISEKAQLLATFNETAKAKLNVEFATQRVAEIEKVVSEDKQDNNDARVQELATSFKNEINTVRDRLTKIKTAKKPINPQTASKDTKDNDVVSAELSKDNNGIDIASPDNQKTLSEAEKLFNDKNYNGAAAKLDELGKQLK; encoded by the coding sequence ATGACTGAACGAGAATTGATAAAAAATCTATCAGCACTTAAGAATATAGAAGCTGATTCAAACTGGGTTAAAAGTAACCGAGAGGTTTTGTTATATCAAATCTTCAACGGCGCAGAATATGTTGATATGCCTTTAGGATTCTTTGAGAAGTTCTCTCTTATTTCTAAGCGCATACTACAACCAACTCCAATCGCCGCTGTTATCGCTTTATTCTTTGTTATGAGCGGTGTCGTCAGTGTTCGTATGTCTCGTAACGCAACTCCTGGTGAACCTCTTTATGTTGCTAAATCAATTAGTGAGAAAGCTCAGCTACTTGCTACTTTTAATGAAACTGCTAAAGCAAAGTTGAATGTAGAATTTGCTACTCAACGTGTTGCTGAAATTGAAAAGGTTGTTAGTGAGGACAAGCAGGATAATAATGATGCTCGCGTTCAAGAACTAGCTACTAGCTTTAAGAATGAAATAAATACTGTTCGCGATCGTTTAACTAAGATTAAAACAGCTAAAAAACCAATTAATCCGCAAACTGCTTCTAAAGATACTAAAGACAACGATGTGGTCAGTGCTGAATTATCGAAAGATAATAATGGTATTGATATTGCTTCACCAGACAATCAGAAAACATTGTCTGAGGCTGAGAAGTTGTTTAATGATAAAAACTATAATGGTGCTGCCGCTAAGCTAGATGAGCTTGGTAAGCAGTTAAAATAA